From Asterias rubens unplaced genomic scaffold, eAstRub1.3, whole genome shotgun sequence, the proteins below share one genomic window:
- the LOC117305908 gene encoding uncharacterized protein LOC117305908 has protein sequence MVYENEEVSESIADNEVSGTLTVANTSKGHHQTTNLGSPGQVPVVSSSTSLNTSDIEVLTTSNERGKRSWDKPQFCPFCLIPQKKLPRHLASIHKEELQVEQWLATKDNRERTKQLTIMRNYGNFLHNAKVLDEGKGTLIVVYRPSYKVNPTDYLPCTNCFGYFAQNDLWKHKCCQTVDVEVNDAEEPYQKKRKTGLRKASRMMLPTKPGVSQRTHQILSSLKSDNISRLVRSDRLITMFAEKLTKKHGHSKDQEGYIRQRLREVARMVLEYRLFTQHSNAMLADLICPEKFNEVIEATRRAAGFQEETNLYTTPSLALKIGHSLKSCAEILRGDALLSRDTVLEKDCKAVISLYNLNWEGEVSHHALRTLHEVKRNNPKLLPLTGDIVKLSRYLKNQVQERHKELQKTNKDVPKVWTKLAELLLTQIIVFNRKRPGEVSKMTLSDYSKCANGETCVVDGALSPLEKALCKVLWRVEIIGKRLRTVVVLFTAQMKEALDTLRKRRIDAGIDVNNVFLFSNQRGLAHIRGTDTLREHASKCKASNPEFLRATRLRKHIATVSQVMNLQDNELDLLAGFLGHDVRTHREFYRMPESTLQVAKLSKVLLKMEKGDVQGLAGKSLKDVELDPSEEYDTDEKSDDDSDPEPETSVPEKTKEPAETEAAQQQRKKQWTLAEKQAVVRHLGSFLRSRKVPGKGPISALMKAEPRLFTDRSWRNVKDFVRNQVRKKDQFSFLKNL, from the exons ATGGTATATGAGAATGAGGAAGTTTCTGAAAGCATTGCTGATAACGAAGTTTCAGGCACACTGACAGTAGCAAACACTTCCAAAGGTCATCATCAAACTACAAATTTAGGCTCACCTGGTCAAGTTCCTGTAGTCTCCAGTTCTACTTCATTGAATACATCAGACATTGAAGTACTAACCACTTCAAATGAAAGAGGTAAGCGCAGTTGGGACAAGCCTCAGTTTTGTCCATTCTGTCTGATTCCACAAAAGAAGTTGCCACGGCATTTAGCATCTATTCACAAAGAGGAACTACAAGTAGAGCAGTGGCTTGCCACAAAAGACAACAGAGAACGGACAAAGCAGCTTACTATTATGAGGAACTATGGAAACTTTCTTCATAATGCGAAAGTACTTGACGAGGGAAAGGGCACTCTTATCGTAGTGTATAGGCCCTCATATAAAGTTAATCCCACTGACTATTTGCCTTGCACCAACTGCTTTGGCTATTTTGCACAAAATGATTTATGGAAGCATAAATGCTGCCAGACAGTTGATGTTGAGGTAAATGATGCAGAAGAACCatatcaaaagaaaagaaaaactggACTAAGAAAAGCTAGCAGAATGATGCTGCCAACCAAACCAGGTGTTAGTCAGCGAACCCACCAAATATTGTCCAGCCTGAAAAGTGACAATATAAGCAGACTTGTCCGATCAGACCGACTGATTACGATGTTTGCAGAGAAGTTGACAAAGAAGCATGGTCACTCAAAAGATCAGGAAGGCTACATAAGACAGCGGTTGCGTGAGGTGGCCAGAATGGTTTTAGAGTACAGACTGTTCACTCAGCATTCTAATGCTATGTTAGCTGATCTCATTTGTCCAGAGAAATTCAATGAAGTCATTGAAGCAACAAGACGAGCAGCAGGATTTCAAGAGGAAACCAATTTATACACAACCCCAAGCCTTGCACTGAAAATAGGACATAGCCTGAAGTCATGTGCAGAAATTCTAAGAGGAGATGCACTTTTGTCCAGGGACACAGTTCTTGAGAAGGATTGTAAGGCTGTAATATCATTGTACAACTTGAATTGGGAAGGCGAAGTAAGCCACCATGCTCTGAGAACATTGCATGAAGTCAAGAGGAACAATCCTAAGTTGTTGCCGTTAACTGGAGATATTGTTAAATTATCAAGGTACCTCAAGAATCAAGTACAAGAAAGGCACAAAGAGCTGCAGAAAACTAACAAGGATGTGCCCAAAGTTTGGACAAAGTTGGCTGAACTTCTTCTGACACAAATCATTGTGTTCAACCGTAAAAGGCCTGGAGAGGTATCGAAGATGACCTTGAGTGATTACAGCAAGTGTGCTAATGGGGAAACCTGTGTTGTTGATGGCGCCTTGTCACCACTGGAGAAGGCACTGTGTAAGGTGCTATGGAGAGTCGAAATTATCGGAAAACGTTTGCGAACCGTTGTAGTACTATTCACTGCCCAGATGAAAGAGGCCCTTGACACACTGAGGAAAAGAAGAATTGATGCAGGCATAGATGTCAACAATGTCTTCCTGTTTAGTAATCAGAGAGGACTGGCACACATTAGGGGGACTGACACACTTAGAGAACATGCCTCAAAGTGCAAAGCAAGTAATCCTGAATTCTTACGTGCAACCAGACTCAGAAAACACATTGCAACAGTATCGCAAGTGATGAACCTCCAGGACAATGAGCTTGACCTGCTGGCAGGCTTCCTTGGACATGATGTGAGAACACACCGTGAGTTCTACCGCATGCCTGAGTCCACACTTCAAGTTGCAAAACTTTCAAAGGTCCTTCTGAAGATGGAGAAGGGTGATGTACAGGGATTAGCTGGTAAAAGCCTGAAAGATGTGGAGCTGGACCCTAGTGAAG aATACGATACAGATGAGAAATCAGACGATGACAGTGATCCTGAACCTGAGACATCTGTACCAGAGAAAACAAAAG AACCAGCAGAAACAGAAGCTGCACAACAACAACGGAAGAAGCAATGGACATTGGCTGAAAAACAAGCAGTCGTGAGACATCTTGGAAGCTTCTTAAGGTCAAGGAAAGTTCCAGGGAAGGGACCGATTTCTGCTCTCATGAAAGCTGAACCCCGTCTTTTTACTGATCGTTCCTGGAGAAACGTCAAGGACTTTGTCAGAAACCAAGTCAGGAAAAAAGATCAGTTTAGCTTCCTTAAGAATCTTTGA